CTATTTACATCCGAATTCCTCTCAGTTGttggcctcttttcttcagcaCCAAACACAAGATGGCGCAACAAGGGGATGTCGAGTCCACGGACATGTGGCAATTCTCTCCTTCACTCGGCGCCTCCATTACCTTTCtcgtccttttttttctaacAACTGCCGTTCATCTTGGGCAGGCAATTTACTACAAACAGAAATACTGTTGGGTCATTATCATGTCAGGCATATGGCAGGTCTTGACGTACATCTTCCGCACGATTAGCATCCAGCAACCCGACTCTTTCAACTACTATGCTGCCTGGTTTGTCCTCATTCTCGTTGCGCCACTTTGGACAAACGCCTTCGTCTACATGGTGTTCGGTCGCATGGTCTGGAACTATACAGACGATCGTCGCGTGTGGCGGGTAAAGGCGCAGCATTTCGGTTTCGTGTTTGTTCTCTTGGACATTGTATCATTCATCATCCAAGTGTACGGTGCTGCCAGAGCCACAACGAAAGACGCACCGACAGATAAGGTGCTTGAGGGATTGCACATATACATGGCTGGTGTTGGGATACAACAACTattcattctcatcttctgctTGTTTGCGTTACGGCTTCTACTCCGAGTACGCAAAGAAAGTAACGAGAAGGCCAAGTTAACAAAGTTAAGCCCCGCTATGCTGCTCCTCTATACTCAATTTGTTGTATTGGCTTTAATTTCAGTAAGGATCTATATCTATGGGCAAGACATGTGTGAGATTCTATTTCCTAACTATTTTTGTCAGCTTCGAATTATCTTCCGCATTTGCGAATACGCCCAAGGACTCGACAGTACTATACCACTACACGAAGCCTACCAATATGCTTTGGATTCGCTTCCCATGCTTCTTGCACTTGTTGCCTTCAATGTTGTACATCCGGGACGAATCATGAGCGACAGTAAACCTGACCTACCGTCATTTCGGATGCAAGAAAATCGCATGCAAATTGGAAGCGCAGACGCCGCACAACCAATCGTTTTGAATAGCTTCAGAAAAGACACATAATATTTACTAGCAAAAGAGAAGTGGTTGTACAGTTGGTTGACTCTCTGCCATGGAATTGTTTTAGAGTAGCTTAGTGTTTTAGGGTTTAATTTTGTCGCCCAAGCGGAGAGAGCATATAGACTTCCACCAAGATAGGCACAGATTGAGACGGTATTTGCCTAGTTACTAgatttaatatataataataagaTGCTCATCGAGACTGGCTACGTTGATGAAGACTAATACCTTTAaatcttctcaaaggcgaCTAGGTTCTATGCTGGAACAGTTCAACGCTAGAGGTATCGGAAAGCTCAGTTTGTATGTCACAGCGCTTATTTGCATATTTGCTAAACTTTCAGGGTAATAAACTTCCAAAGTAGGTGATCGTTCATAAGAGGTAGATGGATTAACGTTTGTTACTATCTAGCCATGGCAATTCCCTACCTCTAGTAGTATTACCCTATAGTTTCCCCGATCAGATTGGATGCTTAATATTTCTTCCCATCATAGTCCTGACACCTTGATCAAAACTGACTTCGTCTCCATAAATGTCTCAATACTATGGATATAACTCTCCCTTTGCACTCCACTCCCCTTTTGCCCACCAAATGGCATGTCGTCGCCCTTCGTCGGACTTGTGCAGTTAACACCTACTGTTCCTGCTTCCAGCCTCGAGGCAACTCTCATCGCTCGATCCAGATCCTTCGTATACACCGATGCGTACAGGCCATGCTCGGTATTGTTCGCGTTTGTCACTGCTTCCGCTTCTGTGTCAAATGTGTTTATGATCACCACCGGCCCAAAGATCTCCTCCTTCATGATCTGGGCATCCTCTGGGACATCTCTGAATATCGTAGGGTTGATGTATAAGCCCGAAGCGGACTGCTCGTCGGTTATCAACTTGCCCGTCTTCTTGCCCAGCTCGATATACCGCAGTACTGTGGCGTGCTGAATCTTATCCGCCTGTGGCCCATGGTTGACTTGGGGGTCGGTCGGATCACCCAGTCGAGCGGACGTGAAGGCAGCCTTAAACTTCTCGACAAACGATTCAGCGATAGAGCGCTGCACATAGATGCGCGAATTTGCCATGCAGGTCTGTCCGCTAATGAGCTGGATGCTGAACTGAGTCTCTCGTACCGCGGCATCAATATCGGCGTCGTCAAAAATGATGGCGGGTGACTTGCCCCCGAGTTCAAAGATCAAGTTCTTCATGTTGGAATCGGCGGCCATCTTGGCGATTAGTTTTCCCGTGCGGTTGGATCCGGTGAATGTCAAGGCCCGGATGTCCATATGCGAAGCGAGCGCCGCGCCGGAGACGGGGCCGTGGCCAGAGAGAACGTTGAGGACGCCAGGGGGGAAGCCGGCTTTTTGGGCGAGCATAGCGACGTACAGAGACTGTGGAAATTTAGAATGGGAAGCAGATGTGAAGGGTATCAGAGAGAACTAACCGTCAACGGCGCTTTCTCACTACTCTTGAGAACGACAGCATTGCCGGCGGCTAATGCTGGTGCCAGCTTTTTacaaaagaagacgagaggTGCATTCCAAGGAATAATCGCCGCAACGACACCTACCGGCTGCTTCAAAGTAATGTTTACAAACCCCGGAGTATTCAAGCTTGAACCTCCTTGAGGATATGCTGCCTCAGAGAAATAGCGGAAGTACTTGGCACCCACGGTCGCATCGAAGTACGTTGATACAGGTCTACCCATGGACTCAGCCTCCAGATGCGCTAGATCTGCATTAGCCTCCACGATGAGGTCGGCGAGCCGCACGAGATATCTGCCTCTTTCGTACGGTGAAAGACTGGCCCACGCTGGGAAGGCAGCTTTGGCAGCCGCTACAGCGTCGTCTACATCTTCCTTGGTCGCTTCATATACTATTTCATTATCTTGTCAAAACCCACGTCGACAGAGCATAAGCATCGATAGGAGAACCTTACCTTTTGCTAGTAATGAATCAGACTTTGCAGAAAGAAGATCAAATGTCTCATTGTTAGAGGACGGTCGGAACTGCGGGATGTGAGTTAGGCAAGAAAGACATTGCGCAGTCACTTCATACCTTGCCGTTTATGAACAGCCGCGTTTCAATAGAAGTGGAAACCATTGTCTCTTACAAGCTCTAtcaagcagaagctgaaaTAGTATATAATGTAAGGATCCTCCGTcgtctctgctgctgtgtTGCAACCTCCAAATCAGCCAAGGAAAGGTGCGATTGAAATGCTCGTCTCGACAGGACCGCTATCCGAAAGGCCGCAGGTTACACATGGTGAATGATTCAGCTTGACTGGCCTAACCTGAATTCGGGAACCTCTCGCGGTTTGATTCGGACCGCGAGGCATTTGTAATCGCAGTCTGTTGCAtggtactcgtatgtacgaCCAACATACAGTGCTACATATCCCATGCAATGTTTCATCGTGTGCCAAGGGATGCAATCAAGAAGGAATTTCCTCTCCACCACAAGCTCAGAAATAACCTATTAAAGCTTGGAACTTTTAATATGTGGGCTGGCGGAGAAGTCGCAGGGTTCAAAGTCGGTAGCGCTTATGCATCCCGAGACGAACGAAGCCGAGTAGCTTCGAATGGCTTCAGGGGTATGCTCTACAACGCTAGGGACCAACCGCATAAGTGGAGATGTCAATTGGATGCCGCAATCTCTTTTGCCCTTCAACGGAAAGGTTCGATGTTCTCGGCGCCATTAGGCACCACCATTAGAGATAAGTGGCAAAGATGCagtatgtacggagtaagtACCGTATGAATACTAAGTACCTTTACCATGAGAATATTACAGTATACGTATCTTGCATGGATGATTTAAAATGGAGTGTATATATTACACCGGTTtagcgagagaagaaggcgaggtTTCTATTAGATTCTTCAGAATTAGAGTCATTAATTACCGTGGTACTTTGCGTCAAAGTCGTATCCTCCCCTTCCATGTCTACATGCATGCAATGATCTATAACATGTATCTAAAGTTCTCCTGGTCCTCCACGTTCTCGCCCCCATCCCGATGCTTCCGGTCAAACTGTCTATTATGCCAAGCCAAGGCCCCTGTCACCAAAAGTATGCTTACAGTTGCGAGTGTTGCGAAGCCGACACCCGTAGCAAACCCAGTAGGGTATGTCGGCGCCTGCTTAGTGATGAACACATTGCTCGCCACGAAGTTCGCACAGTTACCCATCCCCAGCTGAACGGCACTCGCGACAGCCTGCTGCGGGCGACCGCGTAGGTTACTGTTGAGCCAGCCGATAAGGATGGGGAACTGCATAAATGAACCAAAAGCGATGATGTACAGAGCAAAGTAACGCACTGCCGGTGGCTGGACCTGGGTGTACTGTATACACCAAccgatgagagagaagatggcgccGGTGAGCACAAACGGCCAGCGGAGGGAGAGTTTCCCAGAAGCATAGGAAGTAGACAGAGTGACGACAATGCCTACCATCCAGATGGGAATGCTCATCACTTGGGCTCGTGAGGCGCTCCAACCGAGCTGGGCAAGGATGGTTGGGGtgaaggatgagatggatgccGCGCCCATGTCGGCACAGAAGTAGATAAGGGTGAACGACCAGATCTTCCAGTCAGTAAGAAGCTTCAACCAGTTAATTCCCTTGAAGTCaaccctctctctcccgcGATCGTGGCGGAGGCGGGCGAGAAGCATGGCTCGCTCATCGTCGCTGAGGAAGGTTGCCTCTTGCGGGAAGGCTGGGATGATGAACCATGCTGCGAGTCCGAAGGCAAAGGTGAAGAGGCCCTCGAGGATGAAAATCCATCGCCAGGCCTCATATCCATGCATTCCATTCATGTGCTCGATGGCGTATGCGAGGAGCTGTGCTTCGTTAGCGATGTTACTCTGACATGGGGGATATAAGACTTACGCCGCTGAAAGCGCTACcgagcagagcaaagcagaTGAAATATGAGAAGCGGATATAAAACTCACTGCGCTTATAGTATTGCCCAATAAGAAGAGCGGCCCCTGGGGGCATCAGTTACGGAACCCTCAAAAGAATAGTAGGTTGATACATACCGGGCGGCAGACCAGCCTCCATGATGCCCATGATGAATCTACAAGCAAGAAGCCCACCATAGCTCCTCGTGAGTCCCTGGCACATCGAAACAATACCTAAATCTGGTTAGAAAATACGTCTCAAATCACACATTATCCAAGACATGCCAAGAATCAGCATCGCTCCCGCAAGCCAGTGGTTGGGCTTGATTTTATTCAAACTCATAAACAAGTTACTCGGGATCTCTACGATCACGAAAGGAAGGTAGAAAATCCACAGGCAGGTGTTAAACCCATTCGACGGCATATGAAGCGACGTCTCCAGCTTGAAAAGCCGCGCATTGGCAATGTTCGACCGGTCCAAAAAGGACACGAGATATAGGCATCCCAAGATGGGGATCAGGCGGATGTCGCATTTGATTAACAGTCGCCGGGCGGCCTTGGGGTCTTCATAAAactcgccatcatcgtcagagTCCTTGGGCGTGGAACTACGATCGGCAGCGGCCACCTCCTCGTTGGCAATGCTGGTGTGGCTCGACTTCTCAGTGCTTGCCGGCACATTGATGACGGTGTCGTCCTCAGCCGCCATGATGGTTGGATACGGAAAGCTTGGATGGGTGatggatgaaagagaaatccTCAGCACATCTAGGTAGAGATAAATAAAAGTCCTCGGAACTTACCCGCTTGTTGCACACTCGGCGGGGCCTGTGGTCAACCAACAGAGACATTCCCTCTAAGCTGGGTTCGCGCACTTTGCCGGCATGTGTTTCTTCGACTAACACTCAATTTCGACATCGGCGCAGTAGCGCAAAACAAACCCCTGCACCGGATTCTGAGCCGGACTCGGTGTGTTGCTCCACGTCTGCACTTACGCTATGGCCATGTCCGAATACTACAATCCCATGTTCACAGTCAGCAAGGCGCCCATGCCATCCCTATCTATGTaggattcttcttccacataCTGTAACAAGTTTGAAGTATAGGTAGGCGTAGTAGCTAGTTTCAACCGTagggagagaggaagattATGACTGttctttcctcctctttcaaCTTGGTGATCCATTGAGAGGCCGTCGTCAAGATGCCAGAATCCAGGGTCGCCCTCTTTCTCGGCGTTGACATTTCAATCACGGTTCTAGCCTTATCGGTCGTCGTATTGAGAGTCTGGCATCGATGGTCGCAGAGCCGGCTCGCGATTTCAGATTACCTGGTCAGCACGGCCATGGTGAGTTGAGTGTCTTGTAGGAGGGGCAAAATTCCGTTTGACTGACCATACTTCAGCTAGCTGCTGTCATACATCTGATTCTTGATATTACCAGTGCGCAAAAGCCATTCTTTATGTTTCTGTATCGGTCCAAAATCTAAACTTCTTCCAGTCACGGCCGCATTTGGCTATGGCCGCCACCAAAGGGATCTCCCGCCAGATCTCCAAGGGTCCTACAAGACCAACCTCGTAGGTCACATCAAATTCTATAACACTATTTTCGCATTATTtaacagcagcagatgtTCTGGCTCATCCAAATCTTCACCAAGCTTCCGCTTTTGTTCAGTAAACTCTCCCTGACGTTTGTTTATCGCGACCTCATGACCCTCGTCGATCACCCCCTCGTCAAATTCTCCCGTGCTGTTAACTACACCCTCATGGTGGTTCTCGCGGGCTTCTTCACAGCTGCTACACTCGTGAGCATGTTTGCCTGCGACCCGGTATATAAGAGTTGGCTACCTAAAGTCCCAGGGCATTGCATTGATACAACGGTCATGTTCAACTATGTCACCGGCTCCGTCAACGTATCTACTAGTATATGCCTGATTTGCATTCCGTTACCGGTACTATATCTGGCCAAGAACAAGCGCATTGAAGTGAAGCAACTGACTGCTCTGATCCTCTTTGGTTTGATGTACATACAAATTTACCCCTGGATTTACAGACTATTATTGACTTTTCCTAGCGATACTATAATATCTATAGTCCGCCTCTACATGATTACCGATCTGTACAACGTCAAAACAGATTTCACTTGTACGCCTTTCCATCCGATCCGTCAAATATCTCCTGACATATCTAATTTTCTGCTCACTCAGGGCTAATCATCCCTACACATATCATGATTGTCGTCGAAATGAACATTACCATCATTGCTGCCTCCTTGGTCGTCATGCGACCCTGCTTTCAAGCCATTTTTGACCTCGCATTCCCCACGTCTCTCTACGCTAGCCACAATGCATCCAGCCGTGGAGACTCCAACTACCACAGCAGGAGGTCGGATGGGTACATCATGAGCCTAGATGAGAACGATGGTGCTGTCCAGCGCGAAGAGTCCACTGGTCGGCGTGGAACGGGGGAGAGAATATTGAAGACAGTAGATATTGAATTGGCGAGTAAGGACGCGAGTACGGAGGACATACTTAAAGGTAGGATATTTTTTTGAGTTTGGAAAAATATCAGCTGTATCGTTTACAGGCCGTTTTACTTACTCTGTGTACCAGAAAACCGATTACGAAATCCAACTGACCGACCAGAATGGCATAACAAATAAGTTAAGTATTGATATGGAGTTTGCGCCGTGGAGGCGGACCAGTCAATACATAGAATCCGCCCATAGGCGATGCAGCATGCAGAGAGAGGGACCTACGGAGTACATTAAGCAAAATCTTATGCGGTCGGTTACGGTGACATTACCAATTCACCAAGCATAGTACTGAATGGAAcatcaagaaggaagatgaacCAAGGTACGAGGAATCTGGACAGTGCTACCACGGCAAGCTGCATGGACGCCGTGTATTTGGTGTCCAATTTTTTACAGGAGATCGTCAAACCCCTGAATTTCACAAGTCTATTGCACTATTAGCAACATAATATGATTATATTTGCTTGGGTGTTTGCTGTGGAGATGAGCTGTGATCAACCTTAGGAAAACGCCACCTAGTTCACAAGAGGGCGTAGAGTTTGACTTGCGTGCATATATAGAGAAGCAATTTGAGATTTAAGGATATTTACATACACACCATTTCTATTGCTTACTTTATACATTGCGAGTTTGCATTTTCTTCAATTCGTTGATTGCAGAATCGCAATTGCCCTCTCCAAACTTTCCACAGCCTGGGCCGCTATGAAGACATCATTCTCTCAGAAGGCTGTTGCTTTAAACTATATGTGATAACAAAGCAGATCTACACGTCGAGACCCAGACGGGGCCACAATTTAAGCAGATCGCCTACTGTAGATGATATCCAAGGCGGACATGGCATGGGTACGCCCTGCCCGGGAGGAGTCATATCACTTTTGAGAGAGGTTCATGAATCACCAATACTACATAATGTATGCAGTCAGTTTTAACGCTGTACAGGCTCCAATATTCCCACTGCTACCATAAGCATACTGCTACTGGAGTATCTGTTTGCTACGCTTTGTATGCTGCGTGAGAGACAGTACAGGCATCCGCTTGTGAAGTGTCGTATACAAAACCCGACCCTCTAGGTTCCTGGTCGTCATTTGTGATTGAGCATTTACCATTGGCGTTACACAACTCTGGTACGTACTACGCGTCCTTCAAAGCCAGCGCTGTCTGTGGTCTCGATGAGAACTGGAGCAAACAGcaatttaaaaataaaaaaatgTCAAAATATTATCCCagtcttcttcctcgccgacTGTGTCTTTTTATTACTTTGCACTATTCGCTGTTCCCAAACTTGTCCCGCTAAAAGTAATCCTACCATGCCATATTCTCGTGTCAAATATTCTCGGGCTAGAGTCTAAAAGCTCTACCCTGATAGTGATCGATCATGTTTTTTCGGTCGATGCAATGGCGAAGCATGTTCATGCAATGCACCTGGTGGAACGCGTCCAGAAAACCGAGGTGGGTGGCAGAGgtggatgctgctgcttcttgggaATACAGAGAGCAGGGGGCCTAGAAAAGGTACCGGGGCCTAGGAAACGGTACCGCGGACCAAATGCCATACCGATAGGAGTCAATTGACATGGCTTCCTAGAGGCTCAATAACATCTAAGGTTGCAAGTAAAGCTGGCCAAGTCTATCCCAAAGTACATAGGTATGATATTGGTAGCTTTACTACGTATTCAATGTAGAGTGGTTGGTTGAATGATGAAAAAGTGAAACCGACTCGTAATTCATGGGTAAAATTAATTCCGCTGTTGTCGTAATACTTGCCGACGCGCAGATTTTAGACAGATGCGGCATCACCGCGGCGGACGGAAACCTCGATCCTACCCTAAATTATGGGGCTTCAATGGTACTTTTGTTACGAGATCATCATGACCAACACAGATCAAGCTGGCTCGCTACGGTAGGGTCATGACCCCCTTGGCTAACCTCGGGTATCGCTTGTACAAGGGTTAGATGGTATGGAATTTGAGCTGTGCTAGAATTGTAGGGTAGATTTTGAGTGTTCAATCTGATTCAGCTCATATCACGGTGAGGCTTGTAGCTTCGTACTCTACTCGTAGTTCTTAATAAGTGACTAGAATTGGAAAGATCCATCTTATAAACTTATATTCAACTGCTCCTGAAGTGGCCCAAATATGATCTGCTCATATAATTAGCCTCGTAATCCGTGGTAGATGCGAGTATGCAATTCATCAATCATAGCGCTCACCTGCTCTTTGGTCGCAATTTAGGTCTGCACATGTGTAGCGGACGATTCTGTACGTCTACAAGTTCTTAGGTGTCTACAATCCAATGGTATGTTCTTGATATATGTACTCATCACGACTCCGCACTTTCACTTGAACTATACTTATTTCTAACAACAGCTTTGTGAACATGTTTCTAAGCCAACTCAAGCAATTTGCAACATTAAAGAATATGCCGTAAAAACTAAATCTCGTGATGGATGCAAGAACAATATCATGATgaacttaataaattatgACCAGAGTTAGTCTAATTCCTTTCTGGTATCCATGCATCTCCACTACTTTCACCTTTGGCTCAACCACATTACTCAGCTGATGAATGCTCTCGCCGATCAAAAGACTGAAGAGTGATTGGTTCAAAAGCAGCAGAGCGACCCTTCCACCAGTGAATTTTGGACGAAGGAAAACTGCTTCCGGGCCCCTTCAGAACCATCCCAGGATGCACCAGATTCAGAGACGCCAGAGCAAGAAGCATGGGTAACGCATCAAGATATAACTGGTAGGCTTCGTGACGCAGTATTTCGTTGGAAGAGGACACGCCACCGCTAAACTCGATAAGTCGAAACGTAATTCGCTCCTGGTTGGTGTGTTAGTACCAGGTGTGGTGTAGACGGCGAGAGTATACGGACAACAATCAGAATGAGAACAAGAAATATGACGAGAATGAGAGGACGTATCCACCTATTCCGATTTTTCAGTGTACCGGTACGGATATCAAACGATACTTGTCGGTAAAAGGACGTAACGACAACGACGAAGATCAACACAAAGAAGAGCTGCACCCCAACACCGGCCATGTAAACTTTTCTTCCAAGGCTTGCGTTCTCTGTGCTGTGCTGATCTGCCATGAGCGCACCGCCAGCAGCTTGAACGATGAAAGAAATTATATCGGCCGCCACGAAGCCTTTTGCAAGCCAACGAGCCGGGATCCTGAGTGCTGTTTGTTTCGGGTGGAGGAAGTAAATGAGGCGGGAGACGACCATGTATGCAAACGCATTTATCCCTGGACATACATTGTCAGAACATAGTTagagctgctcaaagatGGTGATTTCCTACACAATGGAGCGAGAAGGAATAATAGTGTCGAAAGGGTCACATATGTAGAGTTTTGCTGATCTTTTGCACCCAACGTGCGTAGAATGAAGCAAACGCACTCCCATAGTGCACCCATGGTGATGGCCCAGCAGAATGGCTAGGAAGTGTTAACAAGCGCACGGCAGTGagggttctttttttccaaacCTTCTTCAAAGTAATGGCCTGTGCAAGGTGCGCACACGTAGTCAAGCCAAACGCAATCGCAAAGGCGGCATTATCTTCCCAACGAGGATAAAAGCCATAGTTGGCGTTGCAGGCGTCCGGAGGAACATAGCCATTGGTGTCGGGGACTGCAGTCGTACAGGCTACGATCACGGTTGAAGTGGTTCCTGACAAGAGGGTGGGCGTGGGGGTAATCGTCACCATGCTGGTTGTTTTACgctgagatgaagcaatTGCTATAAACTCAAGGAGGACTCGTTGTTCTCAGTTCTGTCAGGAAAGATGTGATTTATAAGATAATGCAAATATGCATTCGCCTAACCGGTGCGTTTTTGAGATCATCGTGGCCATCTTGACATAGGAAGTGGCCACCGCCTCCTTTCTAGCGGGTATTGTACGCGGCCACAATCGTTTTTGCGGGGATGAAAACGATGGCCATTCGCAATAGACACGATATATTCCTTGGTAAGGCTGAATGAGGTTTACGCCTGAGACAGATTAGCCCCGTTGTGCCTGGTATTCTAGATTTGAACGTAGCTTAAACAGGTCCCGCTCACTATTCATTGGCTCGGAGCATCGCTTTCGTCGCTTTCGCAAGTATTGGAAAACGACGCCGTCCCACTCGGCGCTAATCTGGACAACTTCTCCACCTTGAATCACGGCATGAGATACACAAAAAAACATCATAGCATGCTGCTAGAAGTCCGGGCTGCATGTGTGAATTGG
This genomic interval from Trichoderma breve strain T069 chromosome 7 map unlocalized scaffold00008, whole genome shotgun sequence contains the following:
- a CDS encoding RTA1 like protein domain-containing protein, with translation MVTITPTPTLLSGTTSTVIVACTTAVPDTNGYVPPDACNANYGFYPRWEDNAAFAIAFGLTTCAHLAQAITLKKPFCWAITMGALWECVCFILRTLGAKDQQNSTYVTLSTLLFLLAPLWINAFAYMVVSRLIYFLHPKQTALRIPARWLAKGFVAADIISFIVQAAGGALMADQHSTENASLGRKVYMAGVGVQLFFVLIFVVVVTSFYRQVSFDIRTGTLKNRNRWIRPLILVIFLVLILIVERITFRLIEFSGGVSSSNEILRHEAYQLYLDALPMLLALASLNLVHPGMVLKGPGSSFPSSKIHWWKGRSAAFEPITLQSFDRREHSSAE
- a CDS encoding aldehyde dehydrogenase family domain-containing protein, whose product is MVSTSIETRLFINGKFRPSSNNETFDLLSAKSDSLLAKVYEATKEDVDDAVAAAKAAFPAWASLSPYERGRYLVRLADLIVEANADLAHLEAESMGRPVSTYFDATVGAKYFRYFSEAAYPQGGSSLNTPGFVNITLKQPVGVVAAIIPWNAPLVFFCKKLAPALAAGNAVVLKSSEKAPLTSLYVAMLAQKAGFPPGVLNVLSGHGPVSGAALASHMDIRALTFTGSNRTGKLIAKMAADSNMKNLIFELGGKSPAIIFDDADIDAAVRETQFSIQLISGQTCMANSRIYVQRSIAESFVEKFKAAFTSARLGDPTDPQVNHGPQADKIQHATVLRYIELGKKTGKLITDEQSASGLYINPTIFRDVPEDAQIMKEEIFGPVVIINTFDTEAEAVTNANNTEHGLYASVYTKDLDRAMRVASRLEAGTVGVNCTSPTKGDDMPFGGQKGSGVQRESYIHSIETFMETKSVLIKVSGL
- a CDS encoding RTA1 like protein domain-containing protein, giving the protein MSGIWQVLTYIFRTISIQQPDSFNYYAAWFVLILVAPLWTNAFVYMVFGRMVWNYTDDRRVWRVKAQHFGFVFVLLDIVSFIIQVYGAARATTKDAPTDKVLEGLHIYMAGVGIQQLFILIFCLFALRLLLRVRKESNEKAKLTKLSPAMLLLYTQFVVLALISLRIIFRICEYAQGLDSTIPLHEAYQYALDSLPMLLALVAFNVVHPGRIMSDSKPDLPSFRMQENRMQIGSADAAQPIVLNSFRKDT
- a CDS encoding major facilitator superfamily domain-containing protein; protein product: MAAEDDTVINVPASTEKSSHTSIANEEVAAADRSSTPKDSDDDGEFYEDPKAARRLLIKCDIRLIPILGCLYLVSFLDRSNIANARLFKLETSLHMPSNGFNTCLWIFYLPFVIVEIPSNLFMSLNKIKPNHWLAGAMLILGIVSMCQGLTRSYGGLLACRFIMGIMEAGLPPGAALLIGQYYKRSEFYIRFSYFICFALLGSAFSGLLAYAIEHMNGMHGYEAWRWIFILEGLFTFAFGLAAWFIIPAFPQEATFLSDDERAMLLARLRHDRGRERVDFKGINWLKLLTDWKIWSFTLIYFCADMGAASISSFTPTILAQLGWSASRAQVMSIPIWMVGIVVTLSTSYASGKLSLRWPFVLTGAIFSLIGWCIQYTQVQPPAVRYFALYIIAFGSFMQFPILIGWLNSNLRGRPQQAVASAVQLGMGNCANFVASNVFITKQAPTYPTGFATGVGFATLATVSILLVTGALAWHNRQFDRKHRDGGENVEDQENFRYML